GAAGTAATGTATAATGCATGATATGGTAGGTAAAGTGTATTGCCTATTGACTGATCTTAGTAGTGGTGAAGTAGTCATCCATGTCATTGATATGTGCAACGCCATCATCTTCGTTCCAGAATCTTGTGTATGGTCTACAAGACTGCCTTTCATCATATGAACCGAATGAACAATACATTGTTATGGGCgattttaacatgaaatcaataggTGAAGGTGAAAACTACAATGCAAAGTTGGAAACATTCATGTTTCAAGCATATAATTTCAGACAAAACATGTCCAAAAACACCAACTCTCAGTCTAAATTGGGCCTCTTATTCACCAGTCCTACTCCATCTGCCACAATGGACTTTGTtgatataatagacaattactggtcagatcataAAATAGTCTATTCTGCTTTGTCATATCATAGTGACAATCAGCTGATGCAATGATAACAATGGCATTATCATAACATCTCCCCTTTTAAGCTGACAGAAAGATCTTTAGTCAGCGTGTCCAGTATCCCAGATACCGATCACTTTATATTATCGTCCATAAGCATTTTCAGCACTTAGCTTGACAACAAGCTAGATGTTTCGACGTAATGGGATATAACTCGGCATTCTGTAGATTATATCATTTAATAAACTCAATATTCATTCATTACAAAAACTTTCGTCCTCGTCACTTCGTGCCCATTTCCAGCAACGCCGTGACGTTCCATCCACGCCGTGAGGTAGTTGTTGTTTTAGCAGCGACAACAACCGACCAACTAAAAAGCGCCTACTAGCGACCAAATGCGTCCGAACACTAGATAGTCCAAATAGTCCAAATAAAATTGTCCCAAATACTTTTCTAATTATGAACTTTAACTCGAACTAATAATCTCAATTTAAATTCTAAAAGTTATTTCAAAATCACTAAATCAAAAAAACCAAAACCGTAGGCTATGAGGTGGCCAACCCATAACCCATGAGTAGGAACATTATTCTAGCCACTACACTGTTCCCCTCTTGTGATTAGTACTAGATAGTAGAATTCAAATTTTGGCTCAAGTTTTGGTTAAAGTGAAATTTACAAATTGGGTTTTTCAACGGGTTTTATTGAGCGTCCTGAACGTCTAACAATAGGAGTTTTAGTCTGCGTGAGAGCGGTATTCGGCGTAATCGTTGCTGGTTCCGGTGGAGTCTCGGCTGGGCTTGGATCTGGTGTTGCGACTGGTGTCGGTAACTGCTGCAGGTGTCGTTGATTGCGTCTCAGTGTTGTTCCAGATTCTGTCTCTACAATGTTTGATCTGGGCACGATCTCGCACTTCTTTACGACAGTTGCTGGCTTAGTCCAGCGTTTCTCAGCATCTGTTTTGATCCTAACCGGTTCACCTGGGCTTAACTCCGGGAGTGGTTTGCAACCAAATCTAGTGTTATAATGGCGTTCACTAGCGGACTTGGTCGCACAATCAGTTTCTCTCGCCTGTTTGTACGCTTGAAGTTCAGGGTTTGTCTGGTTGGGTAAAATCGGCAGTGTTGTCCGCAATTTACGGCCAACCAAGAGTTCAGCTGGGCTATACCCGGTAGTTGCTATAGGAGTATATCTATAGGCTAGGAGTCCTCTTGCAGGATCCTTTTGCTCTAGAATCCTTTTGGCGGTTTTAACGGCAGAATCAACTTCGCCATTTGATTGTGCGTGTGTGGGACTTGACATGATGTGGTCGAATCCATACTTTGTGGCGAATGCGGCAAATTCAGAAGAATCGAACTGCAATCCATTGTCTGATACGAGTTGCAATGGGATGCCCCATCGTGCAAATATGGACTTCAGTTTTCCAATAACGAGTTGGCTTGTCATGGATTTTCTCAGATGCGCAATTTCGATATAGCGTGAGAAATAGTCCGATACTACTAGGTATTCTCGGGCTTTCAGTGAACACAAATCTGTGGCTACACGTTCCCATGGCTGATCTGGCAATTCAATACAGATTAGCGGTTCTTTAACTTGGGCAGGGCGGCGCTCCCGGCAATATGTACAATGTTCGATTCTAGTCTTTATATCTTGACTGATACCCGGCCACCTAATACATGATTTGGCACGTTCGCGACTCTTCATTATCCCCATATGACCGTCATAGATACGGGTTAGCATTTCTGTACGTAAAGTCACAGGAATCGCGATAAGGCTATCGTAGATCAGCAAACCTTCTTTCACTGACAGGTGATTTCTAGCCTCGTGAAATGCCTTTGGCTCGACTGGTACTGCTCTCACGTCGGGCCATCCATTGAGTGTATAGCGCATAGCTCGGCTTAACACGTCATCCTCGGCAGTGGCTTGCTCGATGGTCGCCAGCTTGTTCACGGATACATTCCAATTCATTTCAACTGCGGCTACATGGGCACTAATGTCATTGGCTTACTCCTCTGCTGACTCATCTTGGCTCTTTTTTCGGACAGGATTACGGGATAAGGCATCTGCGACTACCAAACTTTTCCCGGCACATGTACGACATTGGCGTTGAGTCTCATCATTCTGATGGAGTGGGGTCTGTCTTGATTTCGATCATTCATCAATGGTACGAGTGTCTTGTGATCAGTTAATGCTATGAAACTTTCGAGTCCATACAAATACTGCCAAAAAATTCACATGCCCATACTGTTCCCAGGGCCTCCTTTTTGATCTGGGCATAACGTTTTTACAGCATCGTTTAGCGTTCTCGATGCAAATGCGATCGGTATGAGTCCATCCCCATGGTCTTGAAGGAGTACACCACCTAGTCCGTAACTGCTCGCGTCTGCACTCATGATCATCGGCTTTGTAGGGTCATAGTAACCAAGAACTGGTGCATTACACACTTTTGCTTTTACAGTATCGAACGACTTCTGCTGGTTTGGTCCTAAATCCATTCGACATCTTTCTTGAGAAGATCTGACATGGGTTTGGCGGTTGTAGACATTTGGGGTACAAATCTGCACAGGTAATTCATCATACCTAGGACCCGCTTCAATTCAGATACAGATGTAGGAGGTTTCAGGTCTTTGATCGCTTCTACCTTCGCAGCTGAAGGACTAACACCGGCGCAACTAAAGAAATGTCCTACAAAGTCAATGTTTTTTTCCCCAATTTTGCACTTCGTTTTGTTCAATTTTAACCCAGATTTTTCAATCGTCGCCAGAACTTTTTTCAATCGCTCGTCATGCTCCTCTTGGGTTGCACCAAATACTAGAATATCATCCATCCCAATAATCACTCCATCGTGATCCTGGAGAATGAGAAGAATGAGGACTTGAATGACAACATGGACTAGGTTTATTTCTTGCTAGCTTTGGTCTTAGCAGCCTTTTGTGCTCCCCTGCGACGAGTTCGATGAACATCACAAAGGTGATTGAAATAGAAATTCACCCTGTCTTCACTAATACAGAGACAACGGGCCAAGTCTGCCAATTCAGCAGGTGCCAGGGGCTCTATGTCAACACTAGGATCAATCTTGCGTTTCTCATTAGCCTCCCTCTTTCTCAATTCAAACACATCACCAATGACCTCGGAGGGCAAGTGTTGCCCAACATGGACACCCTTGTTATACAAATCCAGAAGTGAATCATAGCAGTGAAAACGGCCAACACATTCACTGCAATCAGAACAAGTGTCAGGATCTCGagcacagtcaacagatggCCATGGCAAGAAGTCAATGGGTGGTCCCCCTTCGAACCACCTGAAATCTCTGCGATTGGATCCTACATTGGCTTTGCAAAATGGGTGCAAGCAATCATCTGAGAAACAGCAAATGAGGGCAAACACATACTTGCAACTTGCCACCTGGTGGGCTTTCTGGACAGTCAGAACGTCATCAAAATGAGCCAACCAAGAAGATGTCTGTTCGTTGTTGCTGTGTTTCTGGTGCAACTCCATTTTTTTTGTGGATTTGCCCTCAGGTACTCCAAGAGAATCGAGCGTCTCTCTTCAAACTGACCACCAGCAGAAGCTTTGAAAAGCTTGATGGTGCCTCTTTTGAAGTTTGTGTTGTTCACACGTTCGATGTAAACATTAACAGCAGCATTCAGATTTGCTGCGATACGATCCTCGCTAATTTCTCCACTTTGGGGATCTTTGTTTGGGCCAAGGAGTGTAGAAGGGATGAATAGATTGGCATGTGCTCTAGTGAGCTGGCCATTGAGATGCTCCACTTTGTTGAGGTAACTTCCTCCACTGAACCTTGTGAAGACAAAAGTAGCCAGTTTGCACATCTCGATGTGCCATTCGGCCCAGATGAATTGCTGCTCTATGAAATCCGGATTTTCATCCCCCCCTCCGTCTACTCTTATGGCATCAATGCGGCGAGGCCGCCCATTCTTATTGAAGACATCACTAAACACAGGTTGATCCACCAGCATCCTAAGGTCAGCAGCATGCTGAGAAGGCGTTTTAGGGGTCAATCTTGTAGCTCGAacaatctatataataatactggaagggggacgaataaagtcacacttagaggcgttggattgccttgaaattttgcatgaattgtggtgacaccttaccctgatgcaacgtcttggttttgttcaaaaatttacttcagtggagcagtaatgagggatttttaatcggacactgtcaattctccttaccacttattgctgttaaattatgcaggggcttaatcaattatctgcactccctctggggtgaataacattaccttttgaacagctggctgtgggggatgattggaacagccggtatacctgctgacctgctgaacccaggttaatgttattctcaatccacgatttcgcgggaaatgaaattgtaaacaagcgcatgtgtgcagttcaaatgtagacaaaaatgtatttttggtactttggttgctggacttgggttttcccgcagttaggagctggggtcaaattgatggtctattgtttatgggtgctgttttagtcagagctagcccttgattatgaaggaattttcaaatgaaggttaccatggtctgtttatgtgctcaccacagctttcaatacttgatgtatctgaagaggcacgctgaacctgacatggccttatcaaggagctgctcacgatgctgaacttctagcttgcctgtcgacgaagtgccttgcccgagacatttggaagccgacatgtgaaggcctatctgagttctccttcttctctgtataaaaaggggcatattgctgactaaggaacgaggcatattgacattgcctcatcatctctatcggaccaattgatacactttttatgcacacatacagcacgccacagctaggtccgagtttgtggacaaatggtttgtttaatttgcctcttcaatattgctcctttgatattgcattagatttttattgcaattcaatctattcaagatatagcccatttaaacctgcctgcgccacgggtataatgctagtgcCTGCATAATCCTCCTGTGTGGTCGCTGACCCACCGAAGTAACAAGTAGTCACCTGAAGCTGACATTCATCACGAGTCGTGAAGTCAGTTCTAGTTGCTAGATCTTCACTACCAGTCTCCATCAGGGTTTTGAATTTGTTACCTGAGGACAGAGTATTCATTCTGAATGCAGCTGCATCATCTCTGTTCAGATTGAATATTTCTGAGTTATCAGTTCCCTAGAGAACATCAAAAGATCTGTACAGGGCATTTGAGTACCTATCATCGACAATAATCTTTACTTCAAATCCCTTTCGGGCCCATTTTGAAATTATGTTTGCAGCCCCATGGTACCTTGAACTTAAGCGAAACCGTTTGTTCCTGGGTATACACAATTGAACCAATGTACCATGGCTTATGTCTTCCCCTATTTCCTGACTGAGagcatttcataatttggtTATCGTCATTTTCTGCCCAACTTTCACACGCTCCCAAGTCAAGCTTGATGATGCCCTCCGCCAGTTAGGGTAGAACACAACGACAAAGCAACACCGATATCCAATCCAACGCAActttaatgtgagacaaaataaGCACACGACCAACCAGTCGTAGGGCTGAACTTAGAGTGGcctaacatacatacatgtacatgcatacacaaATAGTATTAGGGCAATTACAACAATACATAAAAGGGTGTTATTAACAACAATACCACAATTACTGGCGCAACCTCTTTTTCTTTTAGAAAGATGATAGTGAGAGTCCAATATATTCACGAATGATCATGAGAATGAGGTTTGAATTAGAAATGGCCGTAAAACTGCGTTTGCTTTCGATCACGGCAGGAGCGTCGCAGAGGTTGAGGGTCAGTGGACGCGGATATGCATGGTTCATTTTGGGTCGACGGCTCGGCTATTTCCAGAGGAATCTCGGGAAcgggcggtggcggtggcgtctGTATTGGCTCTGGGAGTTCGGATAAGGCACGTTCCGTCGCAGGTACGCACACGGTCACGTCggagtcgtcgtcgtcatcgtcatctgtcGAGTACTTATAGTTTTTAGTGTCTAGAACTACCTGGCTTGGTACCCTATAACACTCAGTTTTCTTGACCCGGTAAGATGCATTTCGCAGTTGAGAACCAACAAGCTTTCTGATATTGCACCAATTGTTGTCTAGTGACGTCAAGATGTAACGATCACGAGATGTGGACTTGTTAAGATCGGCGTAGAGGTACACGATGTCGCCGACTTCCCAATCCTGTATTGAACCAGTGTCGGAGGTGCGCGTGTTCGGAGCTTTTGACTTTTCGCTATGTGGGTGATTGTCTTTGCGCTTACTGTGTTGATTTCGGATCAAAGACTCGTCAGACATATTCAGCTGTCTGTTCGTGAACTGGTCACGTTGTAGCATCATTTCACGTGCGGAGAGGCCTCTTGAGCGGACGCGAGCATTTAGGGTTGCAGAGGCAATGGCTAGGGTCTTCGCGGAGATGCACCCACCTGTGGGGTCAGTTTTTAGCAACTCCAACTCTAATTCCTGGACAGCTTTTTCGGCTACCGGGTTTTTGTTGACGTTCTTTACTCTACCAACTTCGATCGCGATTTTGAGTTCTGATAGCTGTTTGTCGCTGACTAAAGCTTTGAAGCCTGGCGCCGGGTCAACGCGAATTACAGCGTTAGGACCACCTAAGGGTCTAATATCAACACATAGGCGGATGAGACCATCGCGGAGTGATTCATGGCGCTCATCTTCGATAAGGGTTGACGTAGTGTATGACGTCACACACTCTCTGAGGACAAGGATGAACTGCCTGTTGCGCCTGATCACATCTGCAGCGAATGATACACCAACGGTGTCTGGCGGATCACAAGTACTTTGTTCCGCAAACAAATGTGGGGTTTTCAAAAGCGATGCGCATTTGTGACAAGACTGAGCGACCTTTTCAATGGACTTGTCGAGATCCAAGGCGAAGAAGTAGCGGTGGGTAACCGACTTCAGCTGATTGGTTGACGGATGGTCAAGCCTAACATGGAGAGCTGTCAGTAAGCCATCTAGTACCTGACGGGGAACGACTATTCGTTCACGCGTTGGGATGAGTGGTTCGTTCTGGGGTACAACCAAAAGACCGTCTTTTGCAATCGTCGCAGCGTTGAGGTAACGTTTCACGTCCTTACTGTTAGTTACCTTTTTGGAAGGGCGTGTACCTTGCTTCAGGTGCGCATGTGTGCGTCTTAAATCTGCGCACTCAGACTGGATCGATAGCCATGTCGACCTGCTGGTAAACGGGAGCTTGTGAATGCCGGACACAATGTCGGATACGTTTACAGGTACGCGTCGAACGACTGAGTCCTCGGTTTGTTTTACGAAACTGCAGATTTGGCAACCTTGCTCATCACATGGTGGGGCATTGCGGCTTGCAAAATCCGACTGCAGTATGGAAGAGCCCGATACATGGCGTATAGATACCTGGTATCTACTCGCTGTTGACAGGAATGTGGTGACTCTAGGACTAGCAGAAAACTCACCGCGGCAGAGTTTCTCAAATGCTTGTACGCATGGTTTACTGTCTGTCAAGACACAAGTGTTTTCTGTGGCTTGGATTATATAAGGACTAAAATGTTTGACAGCTGCTGCGATTGACAAAGCTTCGACCTCGCACGGTAGCCAAGTAGCTTGTCTGTCTCGTAGTTTTGCGCTAAAGAAACCGGCTAGGTGTACCTTGTCTGACCGAGTGACGTAGAGTGTAGCGCCTAGACCAGGTTTTCTAAATGCGCCGTCTGTTACGATCCACAGAGTGTCACTTGGACGAGGTAGCGCGATAATGCGATTTGTTCCAAGTGTTTTCTGAGCGCTTTTGAAGGCTTCACACAGTTCGTCAGACCAAACAATTTTCTCTTTGGACTCGCGGCCGGCGGTAGCTTGGTCTAACAGAGTGAGTACATCGGAACATCTCGGGATAACGCGGGCAAGTACCTTATAGGCGCCAATGAAAGACCTTAGGTCCTTCACTTTCTCTGGGAGATTGCAATTAGAGAGGGTTGCGATGCGATGGGGGCTAGCTTGGAGGGTACCCAGAGACCAGATCCATCCAAGGATGGTTGTACTCTAAGGAGCGATAATCGTTTTCGGGGCTGAAAGTGCGAGACGATTGATATGAAGGACGTGTAGGAACTTCTTGAAGTTAAGGAGGAGCTCCTCTGGGGTGTCTCCACCGATGTAGAGGTCATCGGCTATTTTAGCTACGATGCCTTCTTGAATGAGGTGTCCTACAACGCGAGACATTAGAATAGTCGTTCCCCGTCAGGTACTGGATGGCTTACTGACAGCTCTCCATGTTAGGCTTGACCATCCGTCAACCAA
This genomic window from Lineus longissimus chromosome 13, tnLinLong1.2, whole genome shotgun sequence contains:
- the LOC135498388 gene encoding uncharacterized protein K02A2.6-like, with translation MNWNVSVNKLATIEQATAEDDVLSRAMRYTLNGWPDVRAVPVEPKAFHEARNHLSVKEGLLIYDSLIAIPVTLRTEMLTRIYDGHMGIMKSRERAKSCIRWPGISQDIKTRIEHCTYCRERRPAQVKEPLICIELPDQPWERVATDLCSLKAREYLVVSDYFSRYIEIAHLRKSMTSQLVIGKLKSIFARWGIPLQLVSDNGLQFDSSEFAAFATKYGFDHIMSSPTHAQSNGEVDSAVKTAKRILEQKDPARGLLAYRYTPIATTGYSPAELLVGRKLRTTLPILPNQTNPELQAYKQARETDCATKSASERHYNTRFGCKPLPELSPGEPVRIKTDAEKRWTKPATVVKKCEIVPRSNIVETESGTTLRRNQRHLQQLPTPVATPDPSPAETPPEPATITPNTALTQTKTPIVRRSGRSIKPVEKPNL